The Arachis ipaensis cultivar K30076 chromosome B07, Araip1.1, whole genome shotgun sequence genome includes a window with the following:
- the LOC107607930 gene encoding uncharacterized protein LOC107607930 — translation MIMLCLTFTAILVYVDDLVLAGNCLEEINRINKVLDDAFRIKDIGKLKYFIGMEVARSSKGIALYHRKYVLDLLSEYDMTNAKPVTTSMDYSTKLSKDCAAPFQDIFLCRRLVDRLLYLTNTRLDISFAVGKLSQCLDCSTISHHQAVLRVLKYLRLVPARGLFFLTSFDLCPTTYSDSDWAGCLDTRRLVTGTCFFLGSSLVFWKSKKQVTVSCSSSEAEYNHTRH, via the coding sequence ATGATTATGCTTTGTTTAACCTTCACAGCAATACTTGTGTATGTTGACGATCTAGTGCTTGCTGGAAATTGTTTAGAGGAGATTAACAGGATCAATAAGGTACTTGATGATGCATTCAGAATTAAGGATATAGGAAAACTAAAGTACTTCATTGGGATGGAAGTGGCACGCAGCAGCAAAGGCATTGCACTGTACCACCGCAAATACGTTCTAGACTTGCTCTCTGAATATGACATGACCAATGCCAAGCCTGTCACCACATCCATGGATTATTCAACCAAACTTTCCAAAGATTGTGCTGCACCATTCCAAGATATTTTCCTCTGTCGAAGACTCGTCGACCGCTTACTATATCTGACCAACACGAGGCTTGATATTAGTTTTGCCGTTGGGAAGCTGAGTCAATGCCTCGACTGTTCCACCATTTCTCACCACCAAGCTGTGCTTCGCGTATTGAAATACCTTAGGCTTGTCCCTGCCCGAGGTCTATTTTTTCTTACATCTTTCGATTTGTGCCCAACTACATACTCTGACTCAGACTGGGCTGGCTGTCTAGACACACGGCGATTAGTTACGGGGACATGTTTCTTTTTGGGATCGTCTCTTGTCTTTTGGAAGAGCAAGAAACAAGTGACCGTGTCCTGCTCCTCCTCTGAGGCAGAATACAACCATACAAGGCACTAG